One window from the genome of Calliopsis andreniformis isolate RMS-2024a chromosome 12, iyCalAndr_principal, whole genome shotgun sequence encodes:
- the LOC143185925 gene encoding condensin complex subunit 2: protein MSAKAQLLKSPNSSVSLRRKSALIQNTDLSENNDEEERQALRRELTTTIASRNVAVNDKRRSLGLGFLAQMSAPEMTNRICECIKLSTENKINIKNAFNLEMIDFMTYMIKKQDANMSTLMAASTSLDVSTKIYGYRVDGVHTELMKMVGGLEKQDNEASVDIQQDLDVEEGEAPNLGKQKKKKKSKSKQKIFCSADSLKGTIEIMKPSFWMMEEGDSQTTDALYQVMLPNHANSKFYLHFYNDVIVDSVEHETLNTKSVEMSIPKIEDFSELEICSPVDNFEFLGWTDNNEEEEEEEKKQPENDNENGFRFDLDASVPSEDEADHEQVNYFDVQDEANDEDEFIEPQRPVEKIVDLCKVVTTTEASKMSEYSFLQKNMSMHWAGPSHWKINNFNKFLGGSKIIETCHQGRTRKRKEIELSYSNDIKEAAIIKFLPTKAGRLEIKNAKLEWHEENILLPRDMHYNIASATKLYLHELFNIHLETDQLNTTHVFDSVENYNYNNENDVSNYCPNIPSDDYGTNDNDNEDLIFEDGEQEAHVMFGGDNLVAVPKLTNKISIAYSIRAKRIDMRQLKRSIWKGLVSKEDTENIDIQNLVQQEIENKMNESKCFSEVYKVLPNMLTKTNIEALSFPISFVSLLHLANEKTLKIESLPDMSDIIVATD from the coding sequence ATGTCAGCAAAAGCTCAATTATTGAAATCTCCAAATTCTTCCGTGTCTTTACGAAGAAAATCTGCTCTAATTCAAAATACAGATTTATCAGAAAATAATGATGAAGAAGAGCGACAGGCTTTACGACGTGAATTAACTACTACTATAGCATCAAGAAATGTAGCTGTAAATGATAAACGACGATCTCTGGGGCTTGGTTTTTTAGCACAAATGTCAGCACCTGAAATGACAAATCGTATATGTGAATGCATAAAACTCAGCACAGAGAATAAGATTAATATTAAGAATGCATTCAATCTTGAAATGATTGACTTCATGACCtacatgattaaaaaacaagatgCTAATATGTCTACCCTAATGGCGGCCAGTACATCTCTGGATGTAAGCACGAAAATCTATGGATATCGTGTGGATGGTGTTCATACAGAACTAATGAAAATGGTAGGAGGTTTAGAGAAACAAGACAATGAAGCATCTGTGGATATTCAACAAGATCTTGATGTTGAAGAGGGTGAAGCACCTAATTTGGGAaaacagaagaagaagaaaaagagtaAAAGCAAGCAAAAAATTTTTTGTAGTGCAGACAGTTTGAAAGGAACTATAGAAATAATGAAACCTTCATTCTGGATGATGGAAGAAGGAGATTCACAAACTACGGATGCACTCTATCAAGTAATGCTACCGAATCATGCAAATTCAAAGTTCTACTTGCATTTCTATAATGACGTAATAGTTGATAGTGTAGAACATGaaacattaaacacaaaaagtgTGGAAATGAGTATCCCAAAAATAGAAGATTTCTCTGAATTGGAAATTTGCTCACCTGTGGATAATTTTGAATTTCTTGGTTGGACTGATAAcaatgaagaagaagaagaagaagaaaaaaagcaACCAGAAAACGACAATGAAAATGGATTTCGATTTGATTTGGATGCTAGTGTGCCATCAGAAGATGAAGCAGATCATGAACAGGTCAATTATTTTGATGTTCAGGATGAAGCAAATGATGAAGACGAATTTATTGAACCACAAAGACCAGTAGAAAAAATTGTAGATCTTTGCAAAGTTGTGACCACTACTGAAGCATCAAAAATGTCTGAATATTCTTTCCTTCAGAAAAATATGAGTATGCATTGGGCAGGTCCATCTCATTGGAAAATAAATAACTTTAATAAATTCTTGGGAGGAAGTAAAATCATAGAAACGTGTCATCAAGGACGAACtaggaaaagaaaagaaatagaaTTATCTTATAGCAATGATATAAAAGAGGccgcaataatcaaatttctgcCGACTAAAGCAGGAAGATTAGAAATTAAAAATGCTAAACTGGAGTGGCATGAAGAAAATATCTTACTACCGCGGGATATGCATTACAATATTGCATCCGCTACTAAACTATATCTTCATGAATTATTCAACATACATTTAGAAACGGATCAATTGAACACTACTCACGTGTTTGATAGTGTAGAAaattataactacaataatgaaaaTGATGTATCAAATTATTGTCCTAATATTCCTAGTGATGATTATGGAacaaatgataatgataatgaagatttaatatttgaaGATGGTGAACAGGAAGCGCATGTAATGTTTGGTGGAGATAATCTAGTTGCTGTTCCAAAATTAACAAATAAAATATCCATCGCGTACAGCATACGCGCTAAAAGAATTGATATGCGACAATTAAAGAGGTCTATTTGGAAGGGATTAGTTTCAAAGGAAGATACAGAAAATATAGATATACAAAATTTAGTACAGCAAGAGATAGAAAATAAAATGAATGAAAGTAAATGTTTTAGCGAAGTTTATAAAGTACTGCCAAATATGTTAACAAAAACTAATATAGAAGCACTAAGTTTCCCTATATCTTTTGTATCTTTGTTACATTTGGCAAATGAAAAAACATTGAAAATAGAATCTCTTCCAGATATGTCTGATATTATTGTAGCAACAGATTAA
- the Naa35 gene encoding N-alpha-acetyltransferase 35 isoform X1, giving the protein MATMVEEQNLVDMNEDKEPQFDQINWVDITQEFFEAITELELGELLRDELFGLFEAMSAIEMMDPKMDAGMLCNRGNNKPCTFFEAVDWGTLKLDNLTPSEVIGIIDSTYACIVSWLEGHSLAQTVFTNLYLHQPSQIVDKPLKTFCYAVYKVIEIIKDCINKALVFEEEDFQSITYGYRLQQDITEQKTIAMLREVEEELHRKSRIKPVDMESEREVSYNDGLALYARIRFTKLFYQILSLMGKKEQLQQNLNDCHRLLSKCSYMIQVMIETVNRGEKADEISNYPNIMGFDPMVNQRLLPPTFPRYTKIKPRTEALKYLDELLNRFRTVTMITNQNGFHAALDFFLEFSRQSPCILSRSMLQIVYLPVTNRVFGVHNFADVLKDAARNFIAPPVLMPKSTLLQNHQAKEYVDSFFSHCVSLFGTLLQLTGHNRARQRDKLAHLLEDFATLQDEAERVDGFLHTLSLKSVTPRSHLACFGTWILYHTLRVMVMYLLSGFELELYSVHEYHYIFWYLYEFLYGWLVSAITRADTFLMEQDVHNDVHKGRGAKKSAKNKKKKSTLRPYHLEIMMYQAMQNICGGYYKALVGFRMDGKIPVPEMQFDSERVRYEHRLLPFSSLLTPPPVHYQEFLDMTNAQMHKRNEKVSSEMQYLAGCRHFHQARNALERALSFCTPNAGTLNEINDLLKVAKTNFVVLKLLADGHQKDSKEPPVFDFSCHQHFPLIKLTKPL; this is encoded by the exons ATGGCGACCATGGTGGAAGAACAGAATTTAGTTGATATGAATGAAGATAAAGAACCACA ATTCGACCAAATCAATTGGGTGGATATTACCCAAGAATTTTTTGAAGCTATTACAG AGCTTGAATTGGGAGAACTTTTAAGGGATGAATTGTTTGGGTTATTCGAGGCAATGTCTGCAATTGAGATGATGGACCCAAAAATGGATGCTGGTATGCTATGTAATCGGGGCAACAATAAACCATGCACTTTTTTTGAAGCTGTCGATTGGGGTACCTTGAAATTGGATAATTTAACTCCATCTGAAGTAATAGGAATAATAGATTCAACCTATGCGTGTATAGTGTCATGGCTTGAAGGCCATAGTTTAGCACAAACTGTTTTTACTAATTTGTATCTACATCAACCCAGTCAAATAGTGGATAAACCTTTAAAAACCTTTTGTTATGCTGTGTACAAAGTAATTGAGATAATTAAAGATTGCATCAATAAAGCATTAGTGTTTGAAGAAGAAGATTTTCAAAGTATTACCTACGGCTACAGATTACAACAAGATATCACAGAACAAAAAACTATAGCCATGCTTAGGGAAGTAGAAGAGGAATTACATAGGAAAAGTAGAATAAAACCAGTTGATATGGAATCTGAGAGAGAAGTAAGT taTAACGATGGACTAGCACTGTATGCCCGAATTAGGTTTACAAAATTATTCTATCAAATACTGTCATTAATGGGAAAGAAAGAGCAATTGCAGCAAAATTTAAATGATTGCCATAGATTGTTATCTAAGTGTTCATACATGATTCAGGTCATGATTGAAACAGTCAATCGTGGAGAGAAAGCTGATGAGATAT CAAATTATCCAAATATTATGGGATTTGATCCTATGGTAAATCAAAGATTATTGCCACCAACATTCCCAAGGTACACTAAAATAAAGCCACGAACAGAGGCTTTAAAATATTTGGATGAATTGTTAAATAGATTTCGGACAGTCACTATGATTACCAATCAGAATGGATTTCATGCAGCTTTG GACTTTTTTTTAGAATTCTCACGACAAAGCCCGTGTATATTATCTAGATCAATGCTACAAATAGTTTATTTACCAGTAACAAATCGGGTCTTTGGCGTACATAATTTTGCCGATGTGTTAAAAGATGCGGCACGAAACTTTATTGCACCGCCGGTCTTGATGCCGAAGAGTACATTACTTCAGAATCATCAAGCCAAGGAGTATGTCGATAGTTTCTTCTCACATTGTGTAAGCCTTTTCGGTACCTTATTGCAACTTACTGGCCACAATAGAGCGAGACAAAGAGACAAATTAGCCCATTTATTAGAAGACTTTGCCACATTGCAAGATGAA GCTGAAAGAGTAGATGGGTTCTTACATACCTTATCTTTAAAAAGTGTTACACCCAGATCCCATCTAGCATGTTTTGGAACATGGATATTGTATCATACATtacgagttatggtcatgtattTGTTAAGCGGTTTCGAGCTCGAATTATACTCAGTACACGAATATCACTATATATTTTGGTACCTGTATGAGTTCCTTTATGGGTGGCTTGTGTCAGCTATTACAAGAGCTGATACATTTTTAATGGAACAGGATGTACATAACGACGTACATAAAGGAAGAGGTGCCAAGAAGAGtgctaaaaataagaaaaagaagtcaacgctacggCCGTACCACTTAGAAATAATGATGTATCAAGCTATGCAGAACATATGTGGAGGGTATTATAAG GCTTTAGTTGGTTTTCGTATGGATGGGAAGATACCGGTTCCAGAAATGCAGTTTGATTCGGAACGAGTTCGATACGAGCATAGGTTATTACCATTCTCTTCATTACTCACACCGCCACCGGTGCATTACCAAGAATTCTTAGACATGACTAATGCACAGATGCATAAAAGAAAT GAGAAAGTTAGTAGTGAGATGCAGTACTTAGCCGGTTGTCGACACTTTCATCAAGCTAGGAATGCGTTAGAACGAGCACTATCCTTTTGCACACCGAATGCTGGTACCCTAAATGAG ATTAATGACTTACTCAAAGTGGCTAAAACGAATTTTGTGGTCCTGAAATTACTTGCTGACGGGCATCAAAAGGATTCCAAAGAACCTCCAGTGTTCGATTTTTCATGCCATCAACATTTCCCATTGATAAAGCTCACTAAACCTTTGTAA
- the Lnpk gene encoding zinc-ribbon metal-binding protein lunapark, with amino-acid sequence MGIILSRFRKKKTTIEILEDLDAKIKEIERYGHTTEQRHKRIVGTLILYSVILYIITAFIFYFYFFPASLYDQIFYIIPLLTFPILILFTKKMVTWYYKRKISHNQDKLSTMQMEKKKILEEVTETETYKKAKEILLKFAPDQLKMTPPAFKVSAPSETPQRFSTPQNLVSQCNTPLPSSGDLRRRVMARQNQPLNVQSGMPTNTGLVPVGMSPTQNPQITPFQSSVRAVNTPAIGYRSPLPRPVLARQRTYLDRLIDYLVGDGPSNRYALICRQCESHNGMALKEEFEYFAFRCCYCNFWNPARKQKPSAPKLSFDIQSNLSPSNTPEHVSPATDIESHKQVPLESSSPSDTDSDIEVVERPSEIAEDTEHVIEETKKECDELDDQKSETKEEEKREESVEKMDIDESLNCLLSTLLQSTCSMEVYRYIYVAKIGHHSKLFLSNSREDIDKKPNIFLNFLKWHFCFIYLLPIKLKCPRIFIELKYILRKVVKYVVWMNHCDNNMYCILLISVKTKCDSHLRQIKTSFVQIIPTFFIIILNIYNKQSKDTAIKITKKMELKNSKQITCKTMLIEYTCESVSVYMVKIVYGCRQAIVRVKEREYRETMKQLLVTSNEENCRSHRYKYFSSTSSGRHNNVHLSVTISKYTILCILIENQDEFEVGRILVIRLFIHVKNMSGLLQRLMILTNMPELTELDKAASSEPTKVEAAAAGSGTDSDSDDTVPDVDDPRTGGTVGFPGTTVTGLPSDMVSKAKQSRGEKKARKLMSKLGLKPVQGVNRVTIRKSKNILFVINKPDVLKNPASDTYIVFGEAKIEDLSQQAQVAAAEKFKEPPVIPATEAGGSTTVAPIQEESEEEVDETGVEEKDIDLVISQSHVSRGKAIKALKNNQNDIVNAIMELTM; translated from the exons ATGGGAATAATATTGTCAAGATTTCGT AAAAAGAAAACAACTATTGAGATTTTAGAAGACTTAGATGCG aaaattaaagaaatagaaagatatggacatactACAGAACAAAGACACAAAAGAATTGTTGGAACCCTTATTCTTTATAGTGTCATACTCTATATCATAACagcattcattttttatttctatttctttccTGCATCACTATATGATCAAATATTCTATATCATTCCATTGTTGACCTTCCCAATTTT AATATTATTTACGAAAAAAATGGTTACTTGGTATTATAAACGTAAAATTTCTCACAATCAAGACAAATTGAGTACAATGCAAatggaaaaaaagaaaattctgGAGGAAGTAACTGAAACTGAGACATATAAAAAAGCaaaagaaatattattaaaatttgcTCCAGATCAATTAAAAATGACACCT CCAGCTTTTAAGGTGTCAGCACCATCAGAAACGCCTCAACGATTTTCTACACCACAAAATCTAGTATCTCAGTGTAACACGCCACTACCTAGTTCCGGAGACCTAAGAAGAAGAGTAATGGCACGACAAAATCAACCACTAAATGTGCAAAGTGGAATGCCCACTAACACTGGCCTTGTCCCAGTTGGCATGTCTCCCACTCAGAATCCACAAATTACTCCTTTCCAGAGTAGTGTGAGAGCAGTCAATACTCCAGCTATAGGTTATC GATCACCTTTGCCGCGTCCAGTATTAGCTCGGCAAAGGACTTATTTGGATCGATTAATTGATTACCTAGTGGGTGATGGTCCATCAAATCGTTATGCACTAATTTGTCGACAGTGTGAGTCACATAATGGAATGGCATTAAAAGAAGAATTTGAATACTTTG CATTTAGATGTTGCTATTGCAACTTCTGGAACCCTGCAAGAAAACAAAAGCCGTCCGCACCAAAATTATCATTTGATATACAAAGCAATTTATCACCTTCAAATACACCTGAACATGTATCACCTGCTACAGACATAGAATCACACAAACAAGTACCACTGGAATCATCAAGTCCATCAGATACAG ATTCTGATATTGAAGTAGTCGAGAGACCATCAGAAATAGCAGAAGATACTGAGCACGTAATTgaagaaacaaaaaaagaatgtg ATGAACTTGATGATCAGAAATCTGAGACAAAAGAAGAGGAGAAACGTGAAGAAAGTGTTGAAAAGATGGATATTGATGAATCTTT AAACTGTTTGTTATCCACTCTACTACAATCGACGTGTAGTATGGAAGTGTATAGGTATATATATGTAGCAAAAAT TGGGCA TCATTCCAAATTGTTCTTGTCTAATTCCC GAGAAGATATTGATAAAAAACCCAATATCTTCTTAAATTTTTTGAAATGGCATTTTTGCTTCATCTATCTGTTACccataaaatt AAAATGCCCAC GAATTTTCATTGAACTTAAGTATATCCTTCGCAAAGTTGTGAAAT ACGTTGTATGGATG AATCATTGTGATAACAATATGTACTGTATCTTACTAATATCTGTTAAAACTAAATGTGATTCACATTTACGTCAGATAAAAACCAGT TTTGTACAGAT AATACCAACATTTTTCATAATTatacttaatatttataataaacaaTCAAAGGATACTGCG ATaaaaataactaaaaaaatgGAATTAAAAAATTCGAAACAAATTACC TGCAAAACTATGCTCATCGAGTACACGTGTGAATCGGTCTCAGTTTATATGGTAAAAATAGTGTACGGCTGTCGACAGGCTATCGTTCGAG TAAAAGAGCGCGAATATCGCGAGACAA TGAAACAATTGCTAGTTACAAGTAACGAAGAAAATTGTCGATCGCATCGCTACAAGTATTTTTCGTCTACCTCCAGTGGGCGCCATAACAACGTCCATTTGTCTGTGACAATC TCAAAATACACCATACTGtgtattttaattgaaaatCAGGACGAGTTTGAGGTCGGGCGGATTTTGGTAATCCG GTTGTTTATCCATGTAAAAAATATGTCTGGTTTATTACAGAGACTGATGAT ATTAACAAACATGCCGGAATTAACTGAACTTGACAAAGCTGCGAGCTCTGAACCTACCAAGGTTGAAGCCGCAGCAGCAGGATCTGGAACTGATTCAGACTCTGATGATACTGTCCCAGATGTGGATGATCCACGTACCGGTGGTACGGTTGGGTTCCCAGGAACAACCGTCACTGGCCTACCGAGTGATATGGTATCCAAAGCAAAACAGAGCCGTGGAGAAAAGAAAGCAAGGAAGTTAATGAGCAAACTAGGGTTGAAACCT GTACAAGGCGTTAATAGAGTAACTATCCGTAAATCAAAGAATATTCTCTTTGTAATCAATAAACCAGACGTATTGAAAAATCCGGCTTCagatacttatatagtatttggaGAAGCTAAG ATTGAGGATCTCAGTCAGCAAGCCCAAGTTGCGGCAGCTGAGAAGTTCAAAGAACCCCCAGTTATTCCAGCAACGGAAGCGGGTGGTAGTACTACG GTTGCACCTATACAAGAAGAAtcggaagaagaagtcgatgaaacGGGTGTCGAAGAAAAGGATATTGACCTAGTAATTAGTCAGTCTCACGTGTCTCGAGGGAAGGCTATTAAAGCTCTCAAAAATAATCAGAATGACATTGTCAATGCTATTATG GAATTGACAATGTGA
- the Naa35 gene encoding N-alpha-acetyltransferase 35 isoform X2: protein MATMVEEQNLVDMNEDKEPQFDQINWVDITQEFFEAITELELGELLRDELFGLFEAMSAIEMMDPKMDAGMLCNRGNNKPCTFFEAVDWGTLKLDNLTPSEVIGIIDSTYACIVSWLEGHSLAQTVFTNLYLHQPSQIVDKPLKTFCYAVYKVIEIIKDCINKALVFEEEDFQSITYGYRLQQDITEQKTIAMLREVEEELHRKSRIKPVDMESEREYNDGLALYARIRFTKLFYQILSLMGKKEQLQQNLNDCHRLLSKCSYMIQVMIETVNRGEKADEISNYPNIMGFDPMVNQRLLPPTFPRYTKIKPRTEALKYLDELLNRFRTVTMITNQNGFHAALDFFLEFSRQSPCILSRSMLQIVYLPVTNRVFGVHNFADVLKDAARNFIAPPVLMPKSTLLQNHQAKEYVDSFFSHCVSLFGTLLQLTGHNRARQRDKLAHLLEDFATLQDEAERVDGFLHTLSLKSVTPRSHLACFGTWILYHTLRVMVMYLLSGFELELYSVHEYHYIFWYLYEFLYGWLVSAITRADTFLMEQDVHNDVHKGRGAKKSAKNKKKKSTLRPYHLEIMMYQAMQNICGGYYKALVGFRMDGKIPVPEMQFDSERVRYEHRLLPFSSLLTPPPVHYQEFLDMTNAQMHKRNEKVSSEMQYLAGCRHFHQARNALERALSFCTPNAGTLNEINDLLKVAKTNFVVLKLLADGHQKDSKEPPVFDFSCHQHFPLIKLTKPL, encoded by the exons ATGGCGACCATGGTGGAAGAACAGAATTTAGTTGATATGAATGAAGATAAAGAACCACA ATTCGACCAAATCAATTGGGTGGATATTACCCAAGAATTTTTTGAAGCTATTACAG AGCTTGAATTGGGAGAACTTTTAAGGGATGAATTGTTTGGGTTATTCGAGGCAATGTCTGCAATTGAGATGATGGACCCAAAAATGGATGCTGGTATGCTATGTAATCGGGGCAACAATAAACCATGCACTTTTTTTGAAGCTGTCGATTGGGGTACCTTGAAATTGGATAATTTAACTCCATCTGAAGTAATAGGAATAATAGATTCAACCTATGCGTGTATAGTGTCATGGCTTGAAGGCCATAGTTTAGCACAAACTGTTTTTACTAATTTGTATCTACATCAACCCAGTCAAATAGTGGATAAACCTTTAAAAACCTTTTGTTATGCTGTGTACAAAGTAATTGAGATAATTAAAGATTGCATCAATAAAGCATTAGTGTTTGAAGAAGAAGATTTTCAAAGTATTACCTACGGCTACAGATTACAACAAGATATCACAGAACAAAAAACTATAGCCATGCTTAGGGAAGTAGAAGAGGAATTACATAGGAAAAGTAGAATAAAACCAGTTGATATGGAATCTGAGAGAGAA taTAACGATGGACTAGCACTGTATGCCCGAATTAGGTTTACAAAATTATTCTATCAAATACTGTCATTAATGGGAAAGAAAGAGCAATTGCAGCAAAATTTAAATGATTGCCATAGATTGTTATCTAAGTGTTCATACATGATTCAGGTCATGATTGAAACAGTCAATCGTGGAGAGAAAGCTGATGAGATAT CAAATTATCCAAATATTATGGGATTTGATCCTATGGTAAATCAAAGATTATTGCCACCAACATTCCCAAGGTACACTAAAATAAAGCCACGAACAGAGGCTTTAAAATATTTGGATGAATTGTTAAATAGATTTCGGACAGTCACTATGATTACCAATCAGAATGGATTTCATGCAGCTTTG GACTTTTTTTTAGAATTCTCACGACAAAGCCCGTGTATATTATCTAGATCAATGCTACAAATAGTTTATTTACCAGTAACAAATCGGGTCTTTGGCGTACATAATTTTGCCGATGTGTTAAAAGATGCGGCACGAAACTTTATTGCACCGCCGGTCTTGATGCCGAAGAGTACATTACTTCAGAATCATCAAGCCAAGGAGTATGTCGATAGTTTCTTCTCACATTGTGTAAGCCTTTTCGGTACCTTATTGCAACTTACTGGCCACAATAGAGCGAGACAAAGAGACAAATTAGCCCATTTATTAGAAGACTTTGCCACATTGCAAGATGAA GCTGAAAGAGTAGATGGGTTCTTACATACCTTATCTTTAAAAAGTGTTACACCCAGATCCCATCTAGCATGTTTTGGAACATGGATATTGTATCATACATtacgagttatggtcatgtattTGTTAAGCGGTTTCGAGCTCGAATTATACTCAGTACACGAATATCACTATATATTTTGGTACCTGTATGAGTTCCTTTATGGGTGGCTTGTGTCAGCTATTACAAGAGCTGATACATTTTTAATGGAACAGGATGTACATAACGACGTACATAAAGGAAGAGGTGCCAAGAAGAGtgctaaaaataagaaaaagaagtcaacgctacggCCGTACCACTTAGAAATAATGATGTATCAAGCTATGCAGAACATATGTGGAGGGTATTATAAG GCTTTAGTTGGTTTTCGTATGGATGGGAAGATACCGGTTCCAGAAATGCAGTTTGATTCGGAACGAGTTCGATACGAGCATAGGTTATTACCATTCTCTTCATTACTCACACCGCCACCGGTGCATTACCAAGAATTCTTAGACATGACTAATGCACAGATGCATAAAAGAAAT GAGAAAGTTAGTAGTGAGATGCAGTACTTAGCCGGTTGTCGACACTTTCATCAAGCTAGGAATGCGTTAGAACGAGCACTATCCTTTTGCACACCGAATGCTGGTACCCTAAATGAG ATTAATGACTTACTCAAAGTGGCTAAAACGAATTTTGTGGTCCTGAAATTACTTGCTGACGGGCATCAAAAGGATTCCAAAGAACCTCCAGTGTTCGATTTTTCATGCCATCAACATTTCCCATTGATAAAGCTCACTAAACCTTTGTAA
- the LOC143185670 gene encoding malate dehydrogenase, mitochondrial translates to MIGTQRCLLKCIRKCGSRHVYRKISNMSIDDKKTKDPKCSETTDKPKKDVPCENTKKGELNDYSSFLPDRKGDVKVCIIGGGKVSLYAAVLIKQSRLIKRVHLVDTKNSLVSAVSDASHIDTSARLKYFKKKYVKQALKDANIIALMDETDPDMTITCPKAQFEAAALYAQTMADQMVQYCSESLVAVFARPVTAMLPMISEVYKLAGWWDPDRIIGSTSFDRMRMEAITANLLDLNPAFLSVPMIGGADPYTIVPILSRASPANQFTNAQQEMLLQYFRGADQEVANIESRQMIFSSAAAAARLILALAGGLSGCPNIITSAYVRSNVLPVCKFFTNELQFGTGGVQKNFGLPKMSAPEILMLEQAIPFINEYSTMAINTVYQNIHITRKSA, encoded by the exons ATGATTGGAACTCAAAGGTGTCTTTTGAAATGTATCAGGAAATGTGGATCCCGCCATGTTTATCGAAAAATTTCAAACATGTCGATCGACGATAAAAAAACAAAGGACCCAAAGTGCAGTGAAACTACCGATAAACCGAAAAAGGATGTACCTTGTGAGAACACGAAGAAAGGTGAACTTAACGATTACAGTAGCTTCCTGCCAGATCGCAAAGGTGACGTGAAAGTTTGCATAATTGGGGGAGGTAAAGTGTCACTTTACGCGGCTGTTCTTATAAAACAGTCTCGTTTAATTAAACGTGTGCATCTGGTGGACACAAAAAATTCACTGGTTAGTGCGGTTTCCGATGCTAGCCACATTGACACGTCGGCACGTCTAAAATATTTCAAGAAGAAATACGTAAAACAGGCCCTCAAAGAT GCGAACATTATTGCACTGATGGACGAAACTGATCCAGACATGACGATTACGTGTCCCAAGGCACAATTTGAAGCCGCAGCCTTGTATGCGCAAACAATGGCTGATCAAATGGTACAATACTGTTCAGAGTCTTTAGTGGCCGTTTTCGCGCGACCAGTCACAGCGATGCTTCCTATGATCTCAGAAGTTTATAAACTTGCCGGATGGTGGGATCCAGACAGAATAATCGGCTCTACCTCGTTCGATCGAATGCGAATGGAAGCGATAACCGCGAATCTTCTAGATCTGAACCCTGCGTTCCTATCAGTACCCATGATCGGTGGAGCAGATCCATACACCATTGTTCCCATTTTATCGCGGGCAAGTCCAGCTAACCAATTCACAAAC GCGCAACAAGAAATGTTACTGCAATATTTTCGTGGCGCCGATCAAGAAGTGGCAAATATCGAGTCCAGGCAAATGATATTCTCCTCTGCTGCAGCTGCTGCTAGACTGATCCTCGCGCTTGCCGGTGGACTTAGCGGATGTCCAAATATCATCACCTCTGCTTACGTGCGATCGAACGTTCTGCCTGTCTGTAAATTTTTTACAAATGAGCTACAATTCGGTACCGGTGGCGTGCAAAAGAATTTCGGCCTACCCAAAATGTCTGCTCCAGAGATATTAATGTTGGAGCAGGCGATACCATTCATTAACGAGTACTCTACCATGGCGATAAATACGGTCTACCAGAATATACATATCACGCGAAAGAGCGCGTAA